One Planktothrix serta PCC 8927 DNA segment encodes these proteins:
- a CDS encoding DUF262 domain-containing protein: protein MLFAPVEEKMWEKSSSKRQKKMSDGEINDKYSSQENRILTEINREKLPSFAEALKKNGYMNVQPVYQRRPRWDAKMKSRLIESFLINIPVPPIILFEIDYNSYEVMDGQQRITAIREFYENKLKLTGLELWPEINGRTYEQLPIKVKAGIDRRSISSIVIIAESTSDPETALFLKQKSFERFNTGGVDLSQQEVRNCLYHGKFNSLLLELSRDPIFTQSWGIPTDENADLLNNNLYKKMEDAELVLRFFALRNVDHFQRGMEGFLDLYMIKSSNFSDQDILILKDVFLKTISLAYEIYNDNLFKPFDPKSMTWKKDSYKAYYDAVMVGFNRHLDEREILIHKKTRIIEETQKLFKREESRLLTGGGKSKAEIQQRIQIFDDMLSQVIGE, encoded by the coding sequence ATGCTATTTGCGCCCGTTGAAGAAAAAATGTGGGAGAAATCTTCCTCAAAACGTCAAAAAAAAATGTCTGATGGAGAAATTAATGATAAATACTCCTCACAAGAAAACCGAATTCTAACTGAAATTAATCGGGAAAAACTCCCTAGCTTTGCTGAGGCTTTAAAAAAAAACGGATATATGAATGTACAACCCGTTTATCAAAGAAGACCTCGATGGGATGCCAAAATGAAGTCACGATTAATTGAGTCATTCCTAATTAATATTCCTGTTCCGCCCATTATTCTGTTTGAAATAGATTATAATTCTTATGAAGTCATGGATGGTCAACAGAGAATTACAGCAATTAGAGAGTTCTATGAAAACAAACTCAAACTAACGGGACTCGAACTTTGGCCAGAAATCAATGGACGTACTTATGAGCAACTTCCAATTAAAGTTAAAGCAGGAATTGATCGTCGATCTATTTCATCTATTGTTATTATTGCAGAATCAACTTCTGATCCTGAAACAGCTTTGTTCCTCAAACAGAAAAGTTTTGAACGTTTTAATACCGGAGGCGTAGATTTAAGTCAGCAGGAAGTACGGAATTGTTTGTATCATGGGAAGTTTAATTCATTATTATTGGAATTATCTCGTGATCCTATTTTTACTCAATCTTGGGGAATTCCTACAGATGAAAATGCTGATTTATTAAACAATAATCTTTATAAAAAAATGGAGGATGCAGAATTAGTGCTTCGTTTCTTTGCCTTGAGGAATGTAGATCATTTTCAACGAGGAATGGAAGGATTTCTTGATCTTTATATGATCAAAAGTTCAAATTTTTCTGATCAGGATATTTTAATCCTGAAGGATGTATTTTTAAAAACAATTAGTCTAGCTTACGAAATTTATAACGATAATTTATTCAAACCCTTCGATCCAAAATCTATGACTTGGAAGAAAGATTCCTATAAAGCTTATTATGATGCGGTCATGGTTGGATTTAATCGACATTTGGATGAAAGAGAAATTTTAATCCATAAAAAAACAAGAATTATTGAAGAAACCCAAAAACTCTTTAAAAGGGAAGAATCACGTCTTTTAACAGGCGGTGGAAAAAGTAAAGCAGAAATTCAACAGCGAATCCAAATCTTTGATGATATGCTATCGCAGGTTATTGGAGAATAG
- a CDS encoding type II toxin-antitoxin system HicB family antitoxin, whose product MMLTNFIYAAMNRAKYEILDEGIFYGEIPDCQGVWSSGKTLEECRENLQDALEGWIILGLRLGHQLPILEDINLNIENEKQPQRH is encoded by the coding sequence ATGATGTTAACAAATTTTATTTACGCAGCCATGAATCGGGCAAAATATGAGATCTTAGATGAGGGGATATTTTATGGAGAAATACCCGACTGTCAGGGAGTTTGGAGTAGTGGTAAAACCTTGGAAGAATGTCGAGAAAATTTACAAGATGCGTTAGAAGGATGGATCATTTTAGGGTTACGTTTGGGTCATCAATTACCGATTTTAGAGGATATTAACTTAAACATTGAAAACGAGAAGCAACCACAAAGACACTAA
- a CDS encoding type IIG restriction enzyme/methyltransferase: MKNKQRQPREALNNDSNTLNKSFYSELLHIIGLTETKEKNKKLIKRQPEGQQNSGSLLENAILQLNSLDKISRLEKPEQFGETEQEQLFNIALELAITWINRILFLKLLESQLITYHKGNKNFAFLNLDKIHNFDDLDRLFFQILAVKSSERNSDVQKIFAHVPYLNSSLFEPTELEHQTIVISNLREDKLPILSTTVLKDDNGNKRTGELNTLQYLFEFLDAYDFSSEGLEGIQEDQKTLINASVLGLIFEKINGYKDGSYFTPGFITMYMCRETLRKAVVQKFNDIKGWNCQTLDDLYDKIEDRTEANQIINRLKICDPAVGSGHFLVSALNEIIAIKNDLKILQDQTGKRLKEYQIIVENDELIITDEDNKPFSYTPQNPESQRIQETLFHEKQTIIENCLFGVDINPNSVKICRLRLWIELLKNAYYQADSNYSELETLPNIDINIKCGNSLISRFPLDADLKPALKKNKIDIETYQNAVQTYRHAENKQQKREMEKLINTIKGNFKTTLQGVDPKKTKLRQLEGEVYNLENQLLLFEETKAEQKVREKKVIKLNNEIDKLRVEIEEIESGKIYDHAFEWRFEFPEILDDTGKFIGFDVVIGNPPYGVKFNSSEKALFSNQYSGIDDIYTIFIDQGIRVAKKSGFLALIIPIFWLTSEKYYSTRSLILQNLHLNLGVILPYNIFSDAYVDTGIYIFSKNINERISYIYEFGTREKIDYNILNSLNYIRLHKNEWANTDSLKIIFNSISRSLTNKLNIFNIKLEDITNSTRGILANQEDYSTTKLTEKYETIFVGKIDRYFIDSENFQYVNYGENIKEKPSSFDSFTGERILIRRIINRQFRIMATLTEQRFVTKKDVYIFKPNNKRFSARYLLAIINSKLISFIQTKGSTSAKKDDFTQITLNDIRQLRIPEPTFKQTDEIEKLVNKILTAKQSNPNTDTTILEQQIDQLVYELYGLTEEEIKIVEGKT, encoded by the coding sequence ATGAAAAATAAACAAAGACAACCTAGAGAAGCCTTAAATAATGATAGCAATACTCTCAATAAAAGTTTTTATAGTGAATTACTGCATATTATTGGTTTAACCGAAACGAAAGAAAAGAATAAAAAGCTGATCAAACGTCAACCTGAAGGACAACAAAATTCCGGTTCACTCCTAGAAAATGCTATTTTACAACTGAATAGTTTAGATAAAATTTCCCGACTGGAAAAACCCGAACAATTTGGAGAAACTGAACAAGAACAGCTTTTTAATATTGCTTTAGAGTTAGCAATTACTTGGATCAACAGAATTTTATTTTTAAAATTATTAGAATCTCAATTAATAACTTACCATAAAGGGAACAAAAATTTTGCTTTTCTAAATTTAGATAAAATCCATAATTTTGATGATTTAGATCGTTTATTTTTTCAGATATTGGCGGTTAAATCTAGTGAACGTAACTCAGATGTACAAAAGATTTTTGCTCATGTTCCCTATCTGAATAGTTCCCTATTTGAACCCACAGAATTAGAACATCAAACTATTGTGATAAGTAACCTGAGAGAAGACAAACTCCCCATTTTATCAACAACTGTTTTAAAAGATGATAACGGAAACAAACGCACGGGAGAACTCAATACTCTACAATATTTGTTTGAGTTTCTGGACGCTTATGATTTTAGTAGCGAAGGTTTAGAAGGAATTCAAGAAGATCAGAAAACCTTAATTAATGCTTCGGTTTTAGGACTAATTTTCGAGAAAATTAATGGTTATAAAGACGGGTCATATTTTACCCCTGGTTTTATTACCATGTATATGTGTCGAGAAACTCTGAGGAAAGCAGTTGTCCAGAAATTTAATGATATTAAAGGTTGGAATTGTCAAACTCTTGATGATTTATATGATAAAATAGAAGATAGAACCGAAGCAAATCAAATTATTAATCGTTTGAAAATTTGTGATCCGGCGGTGGGGTCGGGACATTTTTTAGTTTCAGCATTAAATGAAATTATTGCGATTAAAAATGATCTGAAAATTTTACAGGATCAAACTGGAAAACGATTAAAAGAATATCAAATTATTGTAGAAAATGATGAATTAATTATCACCGATGAAGATAATAAACCTTTTAGCTATACGCCACAAAACCCAGAAAGTCAACGCATCCAAGAAACCTTATTTCATGAAAAGCAAACGATTATCGAAAATTGTTTATTTGGGGTGGATATTAACCCGAACTCGGTTAAAATCTGTCGGTTACGCTTATGGATAGAATTGTTAAAAAATGCCTATTATCAAGCGGATAGTAATTACAGCGAACTGGAAACCCTACCGAATATTGATATTAATATTAAATGCGGTAACTCTTTAATTAGTCGTTTTCCTTTGGATGCGGATTTAAAACCCGCGTTAAAGAAAAATAAAATTGATATTGAAACCTATCAAAATGCTGTTCAAACCTATCGCCATGCTGAAAATAAACAGCAAAAGCGAGAGATGGAAAAGTTAATAAATACCATTAAAGGTAATTTTAAAACTACACTTCAAGGAGTTGACCCCAAGAAAACGAAGTTAAGACAGTTAGAGGGAGAAGTTTATAATTTAGAGAATCAACTTTTGCTGTTTGAGGAAACTAAAGCGGAACAGAAAGTACGGGAGAAGAAAGTTATTAAGTTGAATAATGAGATTGATAAGTTAAGGGTGGAAATTGAGGAAATTGAAAGCGGTAAAATTTATGATCATGCGTTTGAATGGCGGTTTGAGTTTCCTGAAATTTTGGATGATACAGGAAAGTTTATTGGTTTTGATGTTGTGATTGGAAATCCGCCTTATGGAGTTAAATTTAATTCGAGTGAAAAAGCACTTTTTTCAAATCAATACTCTGGAATAGATGACATTTATACAATTTTTATAGATCAGGGAATAAGAGTTGCTAAAAAATCAGGTTTTTTAGCATTGATTATACCAATATTCTGGTTAACAAGCGAGAAATATTATTCAACAAGAAGTCTGATTCTTCAAAATCTCCATCTTAATTTAGGTGTAATTTTACCCTATAACATATTTTCGGATGCGTATGTTGATACAGGAATTTATATATTTTCTAAAAATATAAATGAGAGGATTTCATATATATATGAATTTGGGACAAGGGAAAAGATAGATTATAATATACTTAATTCTTTAAATTATATCAGACTTCATAAAAATGAATGGGCTAATACTGACAGCTTAAAAATAATTTTTAATTCAATATCAAGATCACTGACTAATAAGCTAAATATATTTAATATTAAACTTGAGGATATTACAAATTCTACCAGAGGAATTTTAGCAAATCAAGAAGATTATTCCACAACTAAATTAACAGAGAAATATGAAACTATTTTCGTCGGAAAAATAGATAGATACTTTATAGATAGTGAGAATTTTCAATATGTTAACTATGGCGAAAATATCAAAGAAAAACCATCTTCATTTGATTCTTTTACAGGTGAAAGAATATTAATTAGAAGAATTATAAATAGGCAGTTTAGAATAATGGCAACCTTGACTGAACAGCGATTTGTGACAAAAAAAGATGTCTATATTTTTAAACCTAATAATAAGAGATTTTCTGCTAGATATTTATTGGCTATTATTAACTCAAAACTTATTTCATTTATACAAACTAAAGGTTCAACATCAGCAAAAAAGGATGATTTTACACAAATAACTCTGAACGATATAAGACAATTAAGAATTCCTGAACCAACTTTTAAACAAACGGATGAGATAGAAAAATTAGTTAACAAAATTCTCACCGCCAAACAATCAAACCCCAATACAGATACAACAATATTAGAACAACAAATCGATCAACTGGTTTATGAATTGTATGGATTAACAGAAGAAGAAATTAAAATAGTTGAGGGTAAAACCTAA
- a CDS encoding MAE_28990/MAE_18760 family HEPN-like nuclease encodes MFENLLETSSIKIATVRAMLQTNDRLRAIVFGKHSLNKDPLQENNDFLKLAQEFPREIEWKIYDHCATVMRLYAIYERFVEDLISEWLQLLPELISSYSDLGETIQNTHREGIGRLLTYPKKIRFEDPENQNLSIYYKKVVQGFLAAISDHEKYELLPEIFIFHEQNLRKDALVELLTKAGIEKAWEWIIDHRKIKYFIEQVRGNQNTAEAELKQFIHYRNKAAHGSINETLGIQELLYLADFVEALCQSLAELVTYQILLKKVSIGQAQNVGRVTEWFKKPKAAVVKVENITLSVGDKLFLVNEESSYCSLAEIESIEIHDRSENQVEISSLTEVGLKFNIDARKGFSLYVIN; translated from the coding sequence ATGTTTGAGAATCTTTTAGAGACATCCAGTATAAAAATTGCAACTGTTCGTGCAATGCTCCAGACTAATGATAGACTTAGGGCAATTGTTTTTGGAAAACATAGTTTAAATAAAGATCCATTGCAGGAAAACAATGATTTTCTGAAATTGGCTCAAGAATTTCCTAGAGAAATTGAATGGAAAATCTATGACCACTGTGCTACTGTAATGCGATTATACGCCATTTATGAAAGATTTGTTGAAGATTTAATCTCCGAATGGTTACAACTTTTACCTGAGTTAATTTCCAGTTATTCCGATTTAGGTGAAACAATTCAAAATACCCATCGAGAGGGAATAGGACGATTATTAACATACCCGAAAAAGATACGATTTGAAGATCCTGAAAACCAAAATCTATCTATTTATTATAAAAAAGTGGTTCAAGGGTTTTTGGCTGCCATTAGTGACCATGAAAAATACGAGTTACTTCCTGAAATTTTTATATTCCATGAACAAAATTTAAGAAAAGATGCGTTAGTGGAATTATTGACCAAAGCTGGAATTGAAAAGGCTTGGGAATGGATTATTGACCATCGAAAGATCAAATATTTTATAGAGCAAGTCCGAGGAAATCAAAATACCGCCGAAGCAGAACTTAAACAATTTATTCACTATCGTAATAAAGCAGCACATGGATCAATTAATGAAACTTTGGGAATTCAAGAATTGCTATATTTAGCAGATTTTGTTGAAGCATTATGTCAATCTTTAGCTGAATTAGTAACTTATCAAATCCTTTTAAAAAAAGTATCAATTGGACAAGCTCAAAACGTTGGACGGGTTACAGAATGGTTTAAAAAGCCAAAAGCAGCCGTCGTAAAAGTAGAGAATATCACTTTATCTGTAGGAGATAAGTTATTTCTAGTGAATGAAGAATCATCTTATTGTTCTTTAGCTGAAATTGAGAGTATTGAAATACATGATCGATCGGAAAATCAAGTTGAAATATCTTCTCTTACGGAAGTGGGATTAAAGTTTAATATTGATGCTCGAAAAGGATTTAGCCTTTATGTGATCAATTAA
- a CDS encoding type II toxin-antitoxin system HicA family toxin codes for MKSISGKNFCKILERKGWILKRIKGSHHIYQNPQNNRIVSVPVHRNQDLKLGTLGVLMKTANISEDELN; via the coding sequence ATGAAATCAATTTCTGGGAAAAATTTTTGTAAGATTTTGGAAAGAAAAGGCTGGATTTTGAAACGAATCAAAGGCAGTCATCATATTTATCAAAATCCCCAAAATAATAGGATTGTTTCTGTTCCAGTTCATCGGAATCAAGATTTAAAGCTCGGAACATTAGGTGTTCTGATGAAAACTGCAAATATATCTGAAGATGAGCTAAACTAA